The genomic region ATCTGCAACAGACTTCTTCTCTAGTTTGTCATCAAAAGGAGTTCAGCCTGATGTGTGGACATAGAACGTGATGATTAATGGACTCTGTAATGGAGGCCTATTGGTGGAAGCAGGAAAGCTGCTTAGAGAAATGGAAGCGAAAGGCTGTTCTCCAGAGGGTTGTACATACAACATTATCATTCGAGGGTTTATTAATAACAACGAGATATCAAGGGCTGTGGAACTTATTGAAGAAATGAAGGAGATGGGTTTCTCTGCAGATGCATCAACTATGAAATTGGTAATTGATTTGTCGTCTAAAGATGAAGTAGATCCATCATTGTTGTCATTCTTAAAGGATCGTTACGAAGTTAAATTGAATAGTTGAAACATAAATTTTCCCGGTGTAATGTTGAATGAAATGTTCATTATGTTCATTTTTTTTCTTCATTTGAACAATGTAATGTTCCTATTTTGAGTATTTTCTAGTGCATACATTCTTCAGAACTCAGAAGAATATCCAGGACTGAATGTGAATTTTAATATTTTGGGTATAAAAATGAAAATAACCTCATAATTTTGGGCTATTTTGTAATTAATCCTTATATAGGTTCACTGTAAATTACTCTTCTCTCACAAGCCCGATTGCTCATTCGTTCTCTACCAAATCTCGAAGGCCGGAGAATTTTCGACATCGGAAGCTAATTAGCGCGTAGGCAGCGCTGCGCCGTCTCTCTCCGACTTCATCAAACAATCCCGACATGGATTCCGTCTGCCACGTGGTCGCCATGCCTTATCCCGGTCGGGGCCACGTCAACCCCATGATGAACCTCTGCAAGTTACTAGCTTCACAAAACAGCAACATACTCATCACCTTCGTCCTCACTGAAGAGTGGCTCGGCTTCATCGGTTCGGAACCAAAGCCGGACAACGTTGTCTTCGCCACAATCCCCAACGTTATCCCATCGGAGCTGGTCCGTGCCGCCGACATGGTTACGTTCTTTGATGCTATCATGAGCAAAATGGAAGCTCCGTTTGATCTGCTCATGGATCGGCTCGAGCGGCCACCGAGTTTGATAGTGGCTGACACTTATCTGCCTTGGGCAGTTCGTGTTGGTAACCGGAGGAGTATCCCGGCGGCGTCGTTTTGGCCGATGTCCGCGTCTGTTTTCTCGGTGTTCCAGCATTTTTATCTTTTTGAGGAAAATGGTCATTTCCCTGTTGACTTTTCGGGTCAGTGCTCATCTTCCACGTGTTTTTGTTTCTTGGATTAATTACAAAACACTATTCAAACTATGATGCTATTTTCATTTTCATACCTAATTATCAAAAACTTGCATTTTCATACTCGAAGTTTCATTCCGTTAGCATTTTGATACCCTGACCATTAACACCGTTAAATTTTAAGGGTATTTTTGTCATTTCATATTTTATATAAACATGGTATATTTAACCAAAAATAGATTAAACATGTTTATATAAAATTTGATAAAATTTTAATCAATATTCGATATTTTCTCAATATAATTTATTTTAATTATATATTTTAATTTATTTTATTTTATTTTGCTTAACATGTAACTCTAAAAATATATATTCATACAAGAGTTCTACTAACTTTTATCACTATAATTGCAAAATAAATATTTAATTTTGGAGTTTTTTTTTTGGAATATTTTTGCTAAAGTAAATTGTTTAATTTGTTTTGATAACCTCAAAAAATAAATTATTTTGTTAAAGTAAATGTAAAAAATGATATATTTATTGAAATGATGAAAATACCCTCAAAATTTAACGGTGTTAGCGGTCAGGGTATCAAAATGTTAACGGAATAAAACTTTAGGTATGAAAATGCAAGTTTTTGATAGTTAGGTATGAAAATGAAAATAGCATTATAATTCGGGTGGTGTTTTGTAATTAATCATTGTTTCTATTTTACTTCTTGAGAGAGAATATGACGCTAAGAGCAGTGTTCACTTTGTCACTAACAAAATTACGACTCATTTAATATTTTGTTCATTAAACTATCTAATACGTTAACATTAGATTTATATTTATGTTGACGGTTAGTTTGCCTAGAGTTTCAATCAAGAGATTAAAGAAGCAAAATTTATCAATGTTAGTGTGTTAGTTTGTACTGAACTATGACTCATTTGATACTTTGGTCGCTTAACTATCTAAAACTTTAACGTTAGATTCATTTTATGTTGACTGTTTGTTTGCCTACAGTTTTAGTCAAGAGATTAAAAAACAGCAATTTATCAATTTATCAATGATATATCGTCATCGGCAACTTGAAAATCTTGTGCTTGGAGCAAGTAGAGTATGAGTAGCATTTTTTTTTTTCACTTGATGGTTTCTTTGTCGTAGTTGGTTAATACTTGCTACGTTGTTAACAGAGAAGGGCAATGACCGTGTGGATTACATACCTGGAGTTTCTTCTACACTGCTCCTGGACTTGCCTCATATAATGGATGGAAAACACCCAACTATACTTTGTCACAATCTTGAAGCATTTTCCTGGTTACCTAAAGCACAATACCTCTTATTCCCAACCATCTATGAGCTTGAAACCCAAGTCATTGACGTTTTGAGATCAGAATTGTCACTACCAGTTTACACAATTGGCCCATTAATACCTTCCTTCAAAGCTAATGATCACCCGAGTAATGTTGCACATTCACAATGGTTAGATTCTCAACCTTGTAGCTCGGTCTTGTACATCTCCATGGGAAGCTTTGCTTCAGTTTCTAGCGCCCAAATGGATGAGATTGCAGCTGGTTTGAACAAGAGCAGTATTCAGTTCTTCTGGGTGGCTCGTGGTGAAGCCGGTAGGTTACAAGAGGTTTGTGGAACCAAGGGGTTAGTAGTGCCCTGGTGTGACCAATTGAGTGTGTTGAACCATTCTTGTATTGGAGGGTTCTTGACACATTGTGGATGGAACTCGGTTAAAGAAGGTGTTTCCGCTGGTGTTCCTTTTCTTACGTTGCCGATAAAGATAGATCAAGGTATGAATAGTAAGGCGATTGTGGAGGATTGGAAGATTGGATGGAGGGTGAAGAGTACTGAGGCTAAAATAGATCATTTGGTGACGAGCGAGGAGATTGCATGGTTGGTAAAGACATTTATGGATTTGGGGGATGGGAAAGGGAAAGAAATGAGGAGAAGAGCAAGAGAGTTTCAGCAGATTTGTCATTCTGCAATTGCTGAGGGTGGATCATCTGAAAGTAACATCAGCGCCTTCATTGGTGACATATTTCAAGGCCATGAGCATTGAGCAAACTACTTTGCAGGTGAATATGATGAGTGTTTAAAGCTTGTACTCTATTGTTATTTAAGCTTGAGAAAATCATAATGTTGCAGTTATCTGTAGTTTATTTTCGACAATTATGGAAGTATAATTTTCGACAATTATGGAAGTATAATGTTATTACACCAGATGCCCAAACATGTGTTTCTACGAGTTGCATATAAACATGACTTCATTACAGAAGATACATTGACATCTCCAAAAGTACAGGGAGGGAGTAACAGTAAATATACTGATTCAATTTGCTTGGTGTCCCGATAAATGTCTGATGAAAGCACCGCAGTTAGTTTCAGAGGCCACCTTCTTCAATGGCGCCCTTCCACAAATGCTGAAGTTCTTATTGTCCTCATCTCTTTCCCTTCACCATCCTCCAAATTTCTTCACTAACCTTGCAGTTTCCTCTCTAGTCACCACATGGTCGAGAGTTTCGCTTCAGTTCTCTTCACCTTCCACCCAATCTTCCAATCCTCCACAACCATCTTATTGTTCAGGCCTTGATAAAAAAATCATGGGGAAAGTAATAAAAGGAACACAAGAGAAAACACCTTCACTAACGATGAGTTAAAAAAAAAAATATACCCTAATACAAGGATGACATAACACTCAGCAATTGGTCTCACAAGGTACTACTATCCCCTTATCACCATAACCTCTTGTAAGCTACTGGTTTCACCACGAGCCATCCAAAAGAACCGAACACCGCTCTTGCACAAACCAGCTGCAAGCTCATCCATTTGGGCACATAGACTGAGAGAATGCTTCCCATTGAGATGTACAAGACAGCTACAAGGTTGAGAATCTGGCCATTCTAGTCCAGACCACAACTAGGAGGGTCACTAGCTTTGGGGTGGGTATTAATGGATAAATTGTATATACAGGCAGCGGAAATTCTGATCTTAAAATGTCAATGACTCTAGTTTCAAGCTCAGGTAGAAGCAAGCAAGAGATATTGTGCTTTGGGGACCCCAGAAAAATTTTCAATAGGGAAGTAGGGAGGTCTTATGCTTTAAAATTATTGAAATCAGATACTAACAAGTGCTATATACATAAGAAGCCAACTTTGTATTCTCCAGCAACAAGGAAAGAGCTACTTTTGTAAAGAGTCGGTTGCTAGATAATTGTTATGTACTGTAACAGAGCAGTTGACAAATATACAGACTGTGATGCTTCATGATAGCCAAAGAGGAAATAAGATTATATAAAGTTTTGCTATTACCATTAAGCAGTTATTTAGATTTCAAAACATATATTGAACCTATAAGACCATGTACATAGCATTGTCATCACGTATAAGTATCTAGATTCACCAATTTAGACATAAAGACTAATTCGAATATATTGAAGTATTGAACCTACAAGTGATGCACATACCATTGTCATCATGCTATGGATAAGAGGTTGTATCAGATGGCTGCAGCTTTGGTTATATCACTGATAAAATCATCAAGTTTCTTATCAGATGAACCACCTTTTGCAATTGCTCCTTGACACAAATTGCTGAGTTCCTTCACTTTTTTTCTCATCTCCTTTCCGTCACTGCTTTCAAGATCCATGAATCTTTGCACAATATCAACAATATCTTCCCTTGTCATCAAATCATGATTACCTCGTACATCTCTCTTAACCCTCTCACGGCCAATATTCCACTCTTTAACAATTTGCTTGCTGTTAGGAAATTGATCAAAAGCCAAAGGTGAAGTAAGCATTGGAACACCAGAAAACACAGCTTCCAGGGTTGAGTTCCACCCACAATGAGTCCAAAAACCACCAACAGAAGCATGACACAAGACCTTCAATTGCTTACACCATGGCACCACTAACCCCATATCACCACACTTCTCTTTCAACCTGGCACTCTCTCTCCTAGCAACCCACAAGAACCGAATCCCACTCTTTCGAAGCCCGGCAGCAATTTCATCCATTTGGGCACTCGAAACCGATAGAAAACTCCCCAATGAAATGTACAAGACAGAGTCTTTAGGTTGGGAATCTAGCCATTTCAGATAGTCAAGGCCATTGTCACATTCTAGCTCTAAATAAGGTATTGCAGGACCAATTGGGTACACAGGTAAAGTGTACTCTGCTTGTAAAGAGTCTATAACTTTGGATTCAAGCTCATACACTGAACTCAATAGTAAGTAATTCGCTTTCGAAACAATTGAAGTGCACTCCATAGCAAGCTTGGTTACTCTTGGGTCCTCTAGCTCTCCAATCTCTCCCTTTTGGTCCAATTTCTGATCTCCATCTTCCATCACATAAAACCAAACAAACCCAATTCCTAATCAATTTCAATTATTTCTTTCTTTCTACATAATATTCATACACAATGTACTTGCCCAAAAGACTAAAACTTCATCACATACCTAACAAACCCATCTTTAACTCTTCACATTTGGTTGCAAAGACTGACGCCGATGCCGTCCAGAGCGACGCCACCGGAATATTCCTCAGGCGGGCGGCGGGAATGGCCCAGAGAAGTTCGGTGTCGGCTATAATCGCCGTCACCGGAGGCTGAGTTCGACCCATTAACTCTTCAAATGGAGCTTCCATTTTCGTCATCACAGCTTCGTAAAATCCAGGGTAGTTCTGACTGCGAACTAGTTCAGATGGAAGAACGTTTGGGATGGTAGAGAAGCTGAGTTGGTGAGGCTGGGGATCGGAGGCTATGAAGCCATGCCACTCCTCTGTGACGACAATGGTGATTCGAATGTTGTCTTTCTTTGAAGCTAGTAGTTTGCAGAGGTTGATCATGGGGTTGACGTGGCCTCTCCCGGGAAAAGGGACCGCCACCACGTGGCAGACGGTGGAGTTTGTGTTCATGTGTGTCCGATCAAGGGTAAATGGAGGCTGTGTTCTGAGGCGACGGTTTTGTCAGAGCATATGCACCGGTTAACTCCATCACAGCAAAAATCATGATTTGTGCTCCACTAAATCATTATTGTGTGGATATAAGCCGACTCGAGGGGGTCAATACGGTCCTAAAATGTATGCTGGTTTCTTTCATTTCTTTCCACTGGTAAAAAAGGAATTCGAACCCCTTCATGATCTACTGGCCCATCAAAAACTCTTGCCGCCAGTGGGTTCAATAGATCTTCTTCTTCTGGCTCGACAAATTCTTCTTCTACAAATTCATCCTCACAATCATGTTATGCAATATGATGCAAGTTATCATTATGCTTCTCAGTGTCGAACTCCTGTGCAACCGAGCTCCATGACGAAGGATTGCCCAACGGGATTGCAGGATGCCGAAACACCTCTCTACATCTTTATGGTATGCTTCTTGTTTTTTTGCAAATAGTTTTTGTGCTTGCGATTCAGAGTTTGGAATAGTTTTTACAAATGTGGAGTACCTAGGATAAATTCCGTCAGCAAGATAATAAGCATTGCTATATCTCCTACCGTTTGCGTGAAACGTCACAGCTGGGCTGTTTCCAACAATGAGCCCTTCAAAGATCGGTGATTGGTTGAGCACGTTAATATCATTTTGAGCTTCTGGCACACCAAAGAAAGCGTGCCATACCCACGTGTCATGCGAGGCCACCGCCTCTAGAATAATGGTGGGACGACCCTTCCGGCACTGTAAGCCCCATGCCACCCGGTTGGGCAGTTTTTCCACTCCCAATGCATGCAATCAATGCTTCCGATCATACCTGAAAATCCCCGCTGATCAGCCCTAGCAAGAAGCCTTTGGAGGTCAGCCTTTTTGGAGCCCGGAGATACTGCGGACCAAAAATACCTACCACCTGTTGGCAAAACTTCTTCATGCACTCTAGTGTTGTTGATTACCCCATCCTGCATATCTCAGCACACTGATCAGCAGCTGCGCCGTACGCCAACATTCGAAGGGCAGCTGTCATCTTCTGTTGGGGCAGCAACCCTAGTTTTCCAGTGGCGTTTGCTTTTTGATGCCAATAAGGGTCTTGGTTACAGAGAGCAGTCATGATGCTGTTGAACAGATGGGTGTGCATTCGGTACCTCCGACGAAATTCTTCCTCCCTAAAGATCGGACGCTCGATGAAGTAATCTGCCATGAGACTTGTTCCCCCAGCTACCCTATGTCTGGGGTGATTAGGAGAGCGACCAGGACGCGAACCGCGTCCTTGTGGTACATCTTGATACTTCAGATTAGGAGAGCGACCAGGACGCGAACCGCGTCCTTGTGGTACATCTTAATACTTCAGATGAAGTATCAAGATGT from Fragaria vesca subsp. vesca linkage group LG3, FraVesHawaii_1.0, whole genome shotgun sequence harbors:
- the LOC101308359 gene encoding UDP-glycosyltransferase 87A1-like, which gives rise to MDSVCHVVAMPYPGRGHVNPMMNLCKLLASQNSNILITFVLTEEWLGFIGSEPKPDNVVFATIPNVIPSELVRAADMVTFFDAIMSKMEAPFDLLMDRLERPPSLIVADTYLPWAVRVGNRRSIPAASFWPMSASVFSVFQHFYLFEENGHFPVDFSEKGNDRVDYIPGVSSTLLLDLPHIMDGKHPTILCHNLEAFSWLPKAQYLLFPTIYELETQVIDVLRSELSLPVYTIGPLIPSFKANDHPSNVAHSQWLDSQPCSSVLYISMGSFASVSSAQMDEIAAGLNKSSIQFFWVARGEAGRLQEVCGTKGLVVPWCDQLSVLNHSCIGGFLTHCGWNSVKEGVSAGVPFLTLPIKIDQGMNSKAIVEDWKIGWRVKSTEAKIDHLVTSEEIAWLVKTFMDLGDGKGKEMRRRAREFQQICHSAIAEGGSSESNISAFIGDIFQGHEH
- the LOC101308653 gene encoding UDP-glycosyltransferase 87A1-like, with amino-acid sequence MNTNSTVCHVVAVPFPGRGHVNPMINLCKLLASKKDNIRITIVVTEEWHGFIASDPQPHQLSFSTIPNVLPSELVRSQNYPGFYEAVMTKMEAPFEELMGRTQPPVTAIIADTELLWAIPAARLRNIPVASLWTASASVFATKCEELKMGLLDGDQKLDQKGEIGELEDPRVTKLAMECTSIVSKANYLLLSSVYELESKVIDSLQAEYTLPVYPIGPAIPYLELECDNGLDYLKWLDSQPKDSVLYISLGSFLSVSSAQMDEIAAGLRKSGIRFLWVARRESARLKEKCGDMGLVVPWCKQLKVLCHASVGGFWTHCGWNSTLEAVFSGVPMLTSPLAFDQFPNSKQIVKEWNIGRERVKRDVRGNHDLMTREDIVDIVQRFMDLESSDGKEMRKKVKELSNLCQGAIAKGGSSDKKLDDFISDITKAAAI